In Macrobrachium rosenbergii isolate ZJJX-2024 chromosome 48, ASM4041242v1, whole genome shotgun sequence, one DNA window encodes the following:
- the LOC136831286 gene encoding protein bunched, class 2/F/G isoform-like isoform X4, with translation MASNMTDHSVLKSEKSRGSSNVINVTTSETMRLDGGGDRTNLHIQSVGGGTGGGGGQGYQQKKKNSSFQITSITSRLSNDPGDDSADDTEDISDMGDVSRVTDYDQETPSYSEDYSKTEEVFFGPAPVIPTSSQYGITALVQQTGTGGVMTARLPQGVTVNVTEGGIALAKADGDSDDVDHWQNRFKIVKIDSNEPFKRGRWICLDFMDSPAVTATSTQKKDESMTVVINSVGEKDDSADHQPQTVLQVPVPVTQQSQTTTQNQSHPATAQYQVPHSSQAAVPLASSAQPTQGSVPLQQSSPHMSAPATSQGPGNMQYPSQGAPMQGQLQPTMSQGYANATQAPQASVHPSPSAQTPPQAQPPLQPQLQQQQQQAAPSLQQATIQQPPASQSGVQAPMQATSIPQGGVAQATVQQSMVPSNSHAQPQHQQPVPTQSTMAQPSINTQSIPQQGMATQPVSIPQSVAQPSVMGHTGIPAQPLQPNVMSGIQSQGVSLAQPVVTHQGVPSQSVMSQPQPGVQQVPQQTLPQSVPTQNVAQSQQQINPSMPSQPMPGSQSIQQAATTQQIPSGQQLPVTQQHTSTVGQATLINQSTIGSSQVPVATPATSVQTTSVVPQASHGSLPSTGGAPTPATTPAQPQAHLNMGGTAPDSQQPSQAQPATQQQPPTNLEGIPVGQPMEDANATPPAPSGSQPEDTESASTASTVAIDNKIEQAMDLVKSHLMFAVREEVEVLKEKISELMERINQLEYENTVLRQYATQEALQQLQQPHHSSNT, from the coding sequence atGGCATCCAATATGACTGATCATAGTGTTTTGAAGAGTGAAAAATCTCGGGGGAGCAGTAATGTAATTAATGTCACAACCAGCGAGACGATGAGGCTGGATGGTGGGGGAGACCGGACCAATCTTCACATCCAGTCTGTGGGTGGGGGGACCGGGGGTGGTGGTGGTCAAGGTTaccagcaaaagaagaaaaattcttcctTCCAGATCACTAGTATTACATCACGATTAAGTAATGATCCCGGCGATGATAGTGCCGACGATACTGAGGATATCTCCGACATGGGAGATGTCTCTAGGGTTACGGACTATGATCAAGAAACGCCTAGTTATTCTGAAGATTACTCCAAGACCGAAGAAGTGTTTTTTGGGCCTGCGCCTGTGATACCCACCAGTTCCCAGTATGGAATAACGGCACTCGTTCAGCAGACTGGTACTGGGGGCGTTATGACTGCCAGGTTACCTCAGGGTGTTACGGTTAATGTCACAGAAGGGGGCATTGCTCTAGCTAAGGCTGATGGTGACTCGGATGATGTCGATCATTGGCAAAATAGGtttaaaattgtgaaaattgATAGTAATGAACCATTTAAACGTGGAAGGTGGATCTGTTTAGATTTCATGGACTCTCCAGCCGTTACTGCGACTAGTACGCAGAAGAAGGACGAAAGCATGACTGTGGTAATTAATAGTGTTGGGGAAAAGGATGACTCTGCAGATCATCAGCCTCAAACAGTGTTACAAGTGCCAGTACCCGTAACGCAGCAGAGCCAGACAACTACTCAGAACCAGTCGCATCCTGCTACGGCCCAGTATCAAGTGCCACACTCTTCGCAGGCCGCTGTCCCTTTAGCTTCATCGGCTCAGCCAACCCAAGGCAGTGTGCCATTGCAGCAGTCATCGCCTCACATGTCAGCTCCAGCGACTTCTCAGGGTCCTGGTAATATGCAATACCCTTCTCAAGGTGCCCCTATGCAAGGACAACTACAGCCAACCATGTCGCAGGGATATGCCAATGCAACGCAGGCACCGCAAGCGTCAGTCCATCCATCTCCATCTGCTCAGACGCCTCCACAGGCCCAGCCTCCGTTACAGCCTCAGCtccaacaacagcagcaacaggcAGCACCTTCACTGCAGCAGGCTACGATTCAGCAGCCACCTGCATCACAGTCAGGTGTACAGGCTCCTATGCAAGCCACTAGTATTCCACAAGGGGGTGTAGCACAGGCTACTGTCCAACAGAGTATGGTACCTTCCAATTCCCATGCTCAGCCACAGCATCAGCAGCCTGTACCAACCCAGTCAACAATGGCTCAGCCTTCCATTAATACTCAAAGTATTCCACAGCAGGGGATGGCTACTCAACCAGTTAGTATTCCACAGAGTGTTGCTCAACCAAGTGTAATGGGTCATACAGGAATCCCTGCTCAGCCTCTTCAGCCTAATGTAATGAGTGGTATCCAAAGTCAAGGCGTAAGTCTGGCCCAACCGGTCGTTACGCACCAAGGTGTTCCTTCGCAGTCTGTGATGAGTCAGCCTCAGCCAGGGGTTCAGCAAGTTCCCCAACAAACTCTTCCTCAGAGTGTGCCTACTCAGAATGTAGCTCAGAGTCAGCAGCAGATAAACCCAAGTATGCCTTCACAGCCAATGCCTGGATCGCAGTCTATTCAACAAGCGGCGACAACACAGCAAATCCCTTCTGGTCAGCAACTCCCTGTGACCCAACAACATACATCCACTGTTGGTCAGGCCACCTTGATAAACCAGAGCACTATTGGATCTTCACAAGTGCCTGTTGCCACTCCAGCAACTAGTGTACAGACTACTTCTGTAGTTCCACAGGCCAGTCATGGATCTTTGCCAAGCACTGGTGGTGCTCCAACACCTGCAACCACACCTGCTCAACCCCAGGCTCACCTTAACATGGGTGGAACAGCACCAGACTCACAGCAGCCGTCTCAAGCACAGCCAGCTACTCAGCAGCAGCCGCCAACTAACCTTGAGGGTATCCCTGTGGGACAGCCCATGGAGGATGCCAATGCTACTCCTCCAGCGCCATCTGGAAGTCAACCAGAGGACACTGAAAG